Proteins from one Rhodohalobacter mucosus genomic window:
- a CDS encoding GTP-binding protein, translating to MAKETFQRTKPHVNIGTIGHVDHGKTTLTAAITNVMAKTYG from the coding sequence ATGGCAAAAGAGACATTTCAGCGTACCAAGCCGCACGTAAACATCGGTACGATTGGTCACGTAGACCACGGCAAGACGACGTTAACGGCAGCGATTACTAATGTAATGGCGAAGACCTACGGGG
- the recG gene encoding ATP-dependent DNA helicase RecG, translating into MKLLDLHNLSRKRLEALQASGIEYPEELLLLFPRRYIDKSNIVPIAMLRESGEPVTVVGKVISKNVTGFRRSKRLEVTIRDQSGAMKAVFFKGWKYFITQFKEDEWVALYGKAKQFGRSMSMAHPEVDPVQDPDNLEQFETLIPIYPGNKYFSKAYISNSLIKSWTDQILSSTRVAECLPEKILKRHSFPERHRAFQTIHQPRSRKESQDALLRFKYEEFFLFELSMAKVKNIRISRAEGTVLKPGTLTKAFFNEILPFSLTDGQKDALGDIKTDLQSGLQMNRLIQGDVGAGKTVVAIGSMLIAVDNGLQAALMAPTEILAEQHYQTIQKYLEPLGLNFRLLTGGQKTALRRDILTDIEGGTCQIVVGTHAIFQEAVKFHKLGLAVIDEQHRFGVKQRNEMLLKGDHPHLLVMSATPIPRSLAMTIYSDLDISIIKDMPAGRKPIKTAVRTDKERENVYDFLEESIRAGDQAYVVFPLIEESEAMDLKDATMGFEKLKRRFPESHIDLLHGRMKPDEKEGIMKRFVEGETQILVSTTVIEVGVDVPNASIMIIEHAERFGLSQLHQLRGRIGRGGKQSYCILMPDTKLSKDGRFRLKKMIDTSDGFEIAEADLKLRGPGDFLGTKQSGLPEFRYADIVEDRLLLEQAKNDAWNIIKIDPDLELPEHRELKKVFGPYFKERAEFFGVG; encoded by the coding sequence TTGAAATTACTAGATCTTCATAATCTGAGCCGTAAACGCCTCGAAGCCTTGCAGGCATCCGGGATTGAATATCCTGAAGAGCTGCTGCTGCTTTTCCCAAGGCGCTATATCGACAAATCCAATATCGTCCCCATTGCCATGCTGCGCGAATCCGGTGAACCCGTAACTGTAGTGGGCAAGGTTATCTCAAAAAATGTAACCGGATTTCGCAGAAGCAAACGGCTTGAAGTGACCATCCGGGATCAAAGCGGTGCAATGAAAGCTGTTTTTTTTAAGGGATGGAAGTACTTCATTACCCAGTTCAAGGAAGATGAGTGGGTAGCCCTTTACGGAAAGGCAAAACAGTTTGGCAGATCCATGAGTATGGCCCACCCGGAAGTAGATCCCGTTCAGGATCCGGATAACCTTGAACAGTTTGAAACCCTCATTCCCATCTACCCCGGCAACAAGTACTTTTCCAAAGCTTACATCTCCAATTCGCTTATTAAAAGCTGGACAGACCAGATTCTCTCATCAACCAGGGTGGCCGAATGTCTCCCTGAAAAGATCCTGAAGCGGCACTCGTTTCCTGAAAGGCACCGGGCCTTTCAGACCATCCATCAACCGCGGAGCCGGAAAGAGTCTCAGGATGCCCTTTTGCGCTTCAAATATGAAGAGTTTTTTCTATTTGAACTCAGCATGGCAAAAGTTAAAAATATCCGAATTTCGAGAGCGGAAGGCACCGTTCTGAAACCGGGCACGCTTACAAAAGCTTTTTTTAATGAAATTCTCCCTTTTTCACTGACAGATGGCCAGAAAGATGCCTTGGGCGACATCAAAACAGATCTGCAGTCCGGCCTGCAGATGAATCGCCTGATCCAGGGTGATGTGGGAGCCGGAAAAACCGTTGTGGCCATCGGTTCGATGCTTATCGCAGTCGATAACGGCCTTCAGGCGGCACTCATGGCTCCAACCGAAATTCTTGCCGAACAGCACTATCAGACAATTCAAAAATATCTTGAACCCCTCGGCCTGAATTTCCGGCTGCTCACCGGCGGACAAAAAACCGCCCTGCGCAGAGACATTCTCACGGATATTGAGGGAGGTACGTGCCAGATTGTTGTGGGTACGCACGCCATTTTTCAGGAGGCTGTAAAGTTCCACAAACTGGGCCTTGCCGTGATTGACGAACAGCACCGGTTCGGTGTAAAGCAGCGAAACGAGATGCTGCTCAAAGGCGATCACCCCCACCTGCTGGTGATGTCGGCCACGCCTATCCCCCGTTCGCTGGCCATGACCATTTACAGTGATCTCGATATCTCAATCATCAAGGATATGCCAGCCGGGCGCAAACCGATCAAAACGGCCGTGCGAACTGACAAGGAGCGCGAAAATGTATACGATTTTCTGGAAGAGAGTATCCGTGCGGGCGATCAGGCCTATGTGGTTTTTCCGCTGATAGAGGAGTCGGAAGCGATGGACCTGAAAGACGCCACCATGGGATTCGAAAAGCTAAAGCGCCGGTTCCCTGAGTCCCATATCGATCTGCTTCACGGCAGGATGAAACCGGATGAGAAGGAGGGCATAATGAAACGGTTCGTGGAGGGAGAAACCCAGATATTGGTCTCTACCACCGTGATTGAGGTGGGAGTGGACGTACCAAACGCCTCCATCATGATCATTGAGCACGCAGAACGATTCGGGCTGTCGCAGCTGCATCAGCTGCGTGGCCGGATCGGTAGGGGCGGTAAGCAGAGCTACTGCATCCTGATGCCGGACACAAAACTGAGTAAAGACGGACGTTTCCGGCTTAAAAAGATGATCGATACCAGCGATGGTTTTGAAATAGCCGAGGCCGACCTGAAGCTTCGGGGCCCCGGCGACTTTCTTGGCACCAAGCAGAGCGGACTGCCCGAATTCAGGTATGCCGACATTGTAGAAGACCGGCTGCTGCTCGAACAGGCAAAAAATGACGCATGGAATATCATCAAAATTGATCCGGACCTTGAACTCCCTGAGCATCGGGAACTGAAAAAGGTGTTCGGGCCCTATTTTAAGGAGAGGGCTGAGTTCTTTGGGGTTGGGTAA
- the rfbB gene encoding dTDP-glucose 4,6-dehydratase has protein sequence MKLIVTGGAGFIGSNLILHIHDTYPDIEILNIDKLTYASDINFLSPLKNSRRYHFKKLDLTDRNRVKDVVKSWQPDGVFHLAAESHVDNSILGPEPFVLSNVVGTFNILEECRQLWFDEVNDNKVKRFLHVSTDEVYGTLDDEGAFSEDTPYAPNSPYSATKAGSDMLVRSYYHTYGLNTVITNCSNNYGRHQHDEKLIPTVIRKALAHQPIPVYGKGDNVRDWLHVDDHCRALVTVFFEGAAGGHYNIGGENEWKNIELVRHICEILNREKGEGPDGDYKSLISFVTDRPGHDYRYSVDISKIKEELNWAPSKNFDELLTQTVKWYIDRYS, from the coding sequence ATGAAACTGATTGTAACCGGGGGAGCCGGATTTATAGGGTCAAATCTGATTTTGCATATTCACGATACCTATCCGGATATAGAAATCCTGAATATTGACAAGCTGACCTATGCTTCGGACATAAACTTTCTGAGTCCGCTTAAGAATTCAAGGCGCTATCACTTTAAGAAGCTGGACCTCACAGACCGCAACCGGGTGAAGGATGTGGTGAAATCCTGGCAGCCCGATGGAGTTTTTCACCTGGCAGCAGAATCGCATGTTGACAACTCCATACTGGGGCCCGAGCCGTTCGTTCTCTCAAATGTAGTGGGTACGTTCAACATTCTGGAGGAGTGCCGTCAGCTTTGGTTTGATGAGGTCAATGACAATAAGGTGAAGCGGTTTCTTCATGTCTCCACGGATGAGGTGTACGGTACGCTGGACGATGAGGGAGCTTTCAGTGAGGATACACCGTATGCACCGAACTCACCCTACTCAGCCACAAAGGCCGGGAGTGATATGCTTGTAAGGTCGTATTACCACACCTATGGGTTGAACACGGTGATTACAAACTGCTCCAATAACTACGGGCGGCATCAGCACGATGAGAAACTTATCCCCACAGTGATACGAAAAGCCCTGGCCCATCAACCTATTCCTGTGTACGGAAAAGGTGACAATGTTCGCGACTGGCTGCATGTCGATGACCACTGCCGCGCACTCGTGACCGTGTTTTTTGAAGGTGCCGCTGGAGGGCATTACAATATCGGAGGCGAGAACGAATGGAAAAACATCGAGCTTGTGAGGCATATCTGTGAGATACTGAATCGCGAAAAGGGAGAGGGACCCGACGGCGATTACAAGAGCCTGATTTCATTCGTTACCGATCGTCCCGGACACGATTATCGCTACTCGGTGGATATATCTAAAATCAAAGAGGAACTCAACTGGGCGCCCTCAAAAAACTTCGATGAGCTGCTCACCCAAACCGTAAAGTGGTACATTGATCGGTACAGTTGA
- a CDS encoding zinc-dependent metalloprotease, translating to MNTRILFRYGLIACGLLFTVACSTTQNAASAQQETSEKGTSEFEKAIEKSIAYEGLFTVYQDTTNGSTKLAIKEDQLDKEYIYFGLSQDGVLEAGHFRGAYRDNKVFKVRKYYDRIEFVAQNTNYYFDEDSPLSRAAEANISEATLVSAKIEAEDKENGIMLIDGNAIFLSENFNQIKPSPSPAQRPGSFSLGSLSREKTKYSEIRSYPENTDVVVEYVYDSPFSMGATSDAVTDNRFVTIRFQHSFIEMPENDYRSRYDDPRVGYFMTETDDQVSTDATPYRDLIHRWHLVKQNPEAELSDPVEPIVWWIENTTPLEFRETIKEATLAWNEAFEAAGFTNAIEVKVQPDDAEWEAGDIRYNVLRWTSSPIPPFGGYGPSFVNPRTGQILGADVMLEWVFFSNRMREQDIFADDIAMRERLGEAMNGSYCTFGHHMQQNNQFGMSALHVMGAPEEEFSEFQKEALTMLILHEVGHTLGLSHNMQASTLHSPADIHSEELANTIGLTGSVMDYSTVNVSSDRSNQGRYYDIKPGPYDIWAIEFGYNPELDDEDYREDVLSRSTEPELAFGNDADDMRSPGKAIDPRVMIDDMSSDPVAYAVDRIELTGELKNGLVEKYGTREGQSYQELRNAFFTLMGRRATQAGVISRQIGGVYRDRAFIGQDGGSRPFTPVPAEKQKEAMSYLAEYLFAPEAYSSSHDVYSYLQIQRRGFNFFSSTEDPKIHDLVLGAQTNVLNHLMHPATMKRITDSRTYGNEYSVADVTADLTAAIFEEDADSNVNTFRQNLQIAYTERLIGILGSDAHDRIAKSAALYNLQQIKEMTGARGAANNETRAHTAHIHLLIDKAMES from the coding sequence ATGAATACTAGGATTTTATTCAGGTATGGATTAATAGCATGTGGGCTGTTATTCACAGTTGCCTGTTCTACAACACAAAATGCCGCTTCCGCTCAGCAGGAAACTTCTGAAAAAGGAACATCCGAATTTGAAAAAGCCATAGAGAAGTCCATTGCCTACGAAGGGCTGTTCACGGTTTATCAGGACACCACAAACGGCTCAACTAAACTGGCTATTAAAGAAGATCAGCTCGATAAAGAGTACATCTATTTTGGTCTGTCACAGGATGGGGTTCTTGAAGCCGGTCATTTCAGGGGCGCTTACCGCGACAATAAAGTGTTTAAGGTGCGTAAATATTATGACCGGATTGAGTTTGTAGCTCAGAACACAAATTACTATTTCGATGAGGATAGTCCGTTGAGCAGGGCAGCGGAAGCCAATATATCCGAGGCCACCTTAGTCTCTGCAAAAATTGAGGCCGAAGATAAAGAGAACGGTATCATGCTGATTGACGGTAATGCCATATTTTTATCGGAAAATTTCAACCAGATTAAACCAAGCCCGAGCCCGGCTCAGCGACCGGGATCTTTTTCGCTGGGCAGCCTCAGCAGGGAAAAAACCAAATATTCTGAGATCAGAAGTTATCCCGAGAATACAGATGTCGTTGTGGAGTACGTGTACGACTCACCGTTCTCAATGGGCGCCACAAGCGATGCCGTTACGGATAACCGGTTTGTGACCATCCGCTTTCAGCACAGCTTTATTGAAATGCCTGAGAATGACTACCGTTCCAGATATGATGATCCGCGTGTCGGGTATTTCATGACGGAAACGGATGATCAGGTCAGTACGGATGCAACGCCCTATCGCGACCTGATTCACAGGTGGCATTTGGTGAAGCAAAATCCAGAAGCTGAACTGTCTGATCCGGTGGAGCCGATTGTCTGGTGGATTGAAAACACCACCCCTCTCGAATTCCGGGAAACAATAAAGGAGGCAACCCTTGCGTGGAATGAAGCTTTTGAGGCCGCCGGCTTTACAAATGCAATCGAGGTTAAGGTACAGCCCGATGATGCCGAATGGGAAGCAGGCGATATCCGATACAATGTACTCAGATGGACTTCCTCTCCGATCCCCCCGTTTGGTGGGTACGGGCCCAGTTTTGTGAATCCGAGAACCGGGCAAATACTGGGTGCGGATGTGATGCTGGAGTGGGTCTTTTTCTCCAATCGAATGAGGGAGCAGGATATTTTTGCGGACGACATCGCCATGAGGGAGAGGCTGGGGGAAGCCATGAATGGATCCTACTGTACGTTTGGCCATCATATGCAACAAAATAACCAGTTTGGAATGAGTGCCCTTCACGTGATGGGCGCCCCGGAGGAGGAATTTTCCGAATTTCAAAAGGAAGCTCTTACCATGCTGATTTTGCATGAAGTGGGGCATACGCTGGGTCTAAGTCATAATATGCAGGCAAGTACGCTTCATTCACCCGCTGATATACACAGCGAAGAACTTGCAAATACCATTGGGCTGACCGGTTCGGTAATGGATTACTCAACGGTTAATGTAAGCAGCGATCGCAGCAATCAGGGCCGGTACTATGATATCAAGCCGGGTCCTTATGATATCTGGGCAATAGAATTTGGTTACAACCCGGAACTCGATGATGAAGATTACAGGGAAGACGTACTGTCGAGGTCAACCGAACCTGAACTTGCTTTCGGAAACGATGCCGATGACATGCGTTCACCTGGCAAGGCAATTGACCCCCGTGTGATGATTGATGATATGTCAAGTGATCCAGTTGCTTACGCCGTAGACAGGATCGAACTGACAGGTGAATTAAAGAATGGACTTGTCGAGAAATACGGAACCCGTGAGGGACAGTCATATCAGGAGCTAAGAAATGCCTTTTTTACCCTGATGGGGCGCAGGGCCACCCAGGCCGGAGTTATATCCCGCCAGATAGGAGGTGTGTATCGTGATCGAGCTTTTATCGGTCAGGACGGAGGTTCCAGACCATTTACGCCAGTACCGGCTGAAAAGCAGAAGGAGGCCATGAGCTACCTGGCAGAATATCTTTTTGCACCGGAAGCGTATAGTTCATCGCATGACGTGTACAGCTACCTTCAGATACAGCGCCGCGGATTTAACTTCTTTTCTTCAACGGAAGACCCGAAAATTCACGATTTGGTTCTCGGAGCTCAAACCAATGTTCTGAATCATCTGATGCATCCGGCCACAATGAAGCGCATAACCGATTCCAGAACCTACGGAAATGAGTATTCCGTTGCTGATGTGACCGCAGATTTGACCGCTGCCATCTTTGAGGAAGATGCGGACAGTAACGTGAATACGTTCAGGCAGAACCTGCAGATTGCATACACCGAGCGATTGATCGGTATACTTGGAAGCGATGCCCATGACAGGATTGCAAAGTCGGCTGCGCTTTACAACCTGCAGCAAATCAAAGAGATGACAGGAGCCAGGGGGGCGGCAAATAACGAAACCCGTGCACACACGGCTCATATCCATTTGCTGATAGACAAAGCGATGGAATCCTAA
- a CDS encoding EVE domain-containing protein: MSKKQYWLMKSEPYAYSIDDLERDGQIHWSGVRNYEARNIMRDRMNVGDRAFFYHSNVKPPAIVGEMEVCTEPYPDPLQFDPDSKYFDEKSSESDPRWQLVDVKFIRKFDNPVTRDELKEHDDLLEMQLFKRKRLSITEVTEEEYRRILELAGVKEG; encoded by the coding sequence ATGAGTAAAAAACAGTACTGGCTGATGAAATCCGAACCCTATGCGTACAGCATAGATGATCTGGAACGCGACGGACAAATCCACTGGAGCGGGGTTCGCAACTACGAAGCGCGTAACATCATGAGAGACCGCATGAACGTAGGCGACCGTGCCTTTTTCTACCACTCGAACGTAAAGCCTCCTGCTATCGTGGGTGAGATGGAAGTATGCACCGAGCCGTATCCGGATCCTCTGCAGTTTGACCCCGACAGTAAATACTTTGACGAAAAAAGCAGTGAAAGCGATCCGCGCTGGCAATTGGTGGACGTTAAGTTCATCCGCAAGTTCGACAATCCGGTTACCCGTGATGAGCTGAAGGAGCACGACGACCTGCTGGAGATGCAGCTCTTCAAGCGAAAAAGACTCTCCATCACGGAAGTAACCGAAGAGGAGTACAGGAGAATTCTGGAACTGGCGGGAGTGAAGGAAGGATAA
- the rfbC gene encoding dTDP-4-dehydrorhamnose 3,5-epimerase, giving the protein MKIEPAPLKNILLVKPDIYKDNRGLFLETFRQEWLKTQGLDYEFVQDNLSVSKKGVIRGLHYQLPPASQIKLVMVVHGEILDVAVDMRESSPTFGQYYSAVLSAENRHMVLIPSGFAHGFSVLSNEAAVYYKCNTYYNKQLERGVRWDDPALNIDWQVNEPILSEKDRNLPYIDDMDTKDLF; this is encoded by the coding sequence ATGAAGATTGAACCGGCGCCGTTAAAAAACATTCTGCTCGTTAAGCCGGATATTTATAAAGATAATCGCGGCTTATTTCTGGAAACTTTCCGTCAGGAGTGGCTCAAAACCCAGGGCCTTGATTATGAATTTGTTCAGGATAATCTGTCTGTTTCAAAAAAGGGAGTTATCCGAGGACTGCACTATCAGCTTCCGCCTGCTTCGCAGATTAAATTGGTGATGGTGGTTCATGGAGAAATCCTTGATGTAGCAGTCGACATGAGAGAAAGCTCCCCCACGTTCGGGCAATATTACTCTGCAGTGTTAAGCGCCGAAAACAGGCACATGGTGCTGATACCCTCCGGCTTCGCTCATGGATTTTCAGTGCTTTCAAACGAAGCGGCGGTTTATTACAAGTGCAATACCTATTACAACAAACAACTTGAACGCGGTGTTAGATGGGACGATCCAGCGCTGAATATCGACTGGCAGGTGAATGAACCGATTTTATCGGAAAAAGACAGGAATCTGCCATACATTGATGATATGGATACTAAAGACTTATTCTGA
- the rpsL gene encoding 30S ribosomal protein S12 yields the protein MPTIQQLIRKGRKSKTSKTTAPALQNCPQKRGVCTRVYTTTPKKPNSALRKVARVRLTNGMEVTAYIPGEGHNLQEHSIVLIRGGRVKDLPGVRYHIVRGTLDTAGVDDRKQGRSHYGTKKPKG from the coding sequence GTGCCTACAATACAACAACTCATACGCAAAGGTAGAAAAAGCAAGACGAGCAAAACAACTGCTCCAGCTCTGCAAAACTGCCCACAAAAACGGGGAGTATGTACCCGTGTCTATACAACCACTCCAAAGAAGCCAAACTCAGCGCTGCGAAAAGTGGCAAGGGTTCGACTTACCAACGGTATGGAAGTGACGGCTTATATACCCGGTGAAGGCCATAATCTGCAGGAGCACAGTATTGTGCTGATCCGCGGCGGCCGGGTAAAAGATCTCCCGGGCGTTCGATATCATATCGTACGCGGAACCCTGGATACAGCCGGTGTTGACGACCGCAAGCAGGGGCGGAGCCACTACGGTACCAAGAAACCAAAAGGGTAA
- the rpsG gene encoding 30S ribosomal protein S7 yields MRRRKAEKREIQPDPIFQDKLVTRFVNNLMRDGKKGVARKILYQAFEIIEEKTGEAPIEVFRTALNNATPVVEVRSRRVGGATYQVPVEVRSDRGTALGMRWIIRASRQRNDKSMSIRLSRELIDASKNEGGAVRKKDETHRMAEANKAFAHFRF; encoded by the coding sequence ATGCGCAGAAGAAAGGCAGAAAAAAGAGAAATACAACCGGATCCGATTTTCCAGGATAAATTGGTTACCCGGTTCGTGAATAACTTGATGCGGGACGGCAAAAAAGGCGTAGCGCGAAAGATCTTATATCAGGCATTTGAAATAATTGAAGAAAAAACCGGTGAGGCGCCCATCGAGGTGTTCCGTACGGCGTTGAATAATGCTACACCGGTTGTGGAAGTTAGGAGCCGCCGGGTGGGCGGTGCAACCTATCAGGTTCCTGTTGAAGTGAGAAGTGATCGGGGAACCGCGCTGGGTATGCGATGGATAATCCGCGCTTCACGCCAGCGAAACGATAAATCCATGTCGATCCGCCTTAGCCGTGAACTTATTGACGCTTCAAAAAATGAAGGCGGCGCTGTCCGTAAAAAAGACGAAACGCACAGAATGGCCGAAGCCAACAAGGCATTTGCCCATTTCAGATTCTAA
- the fusA gene encoding elongation factor G, translating to MSEVMPKTDPKIIDRIRRTRNIGIMAHIDAGKTTVTERILFYTGRSHRMGEVHDGAATMDWMEQEQERGITITSAATHCHWKDHRINIIDTPGHVDFTVEVERSLRVLDGAIGVFCSVGAVQPQSETVWRQANKYNVPRMAFVNKMDRTGADFYNVIEQMRNKLSANPIPIQIPIGAEENFKGVVDLINMDGIVWDDESLGAKYEVVDIPGEMKDKAEEYRKIMLEAIADHDDELMEKYLMEEEISEEEINGAIRKATLARDITPVLCGTALKNKGVQILLDKVIEYLPSPLDVEAVTGTDPNDPDKKMKRNPDVEEPFAALAFKIMTDPYVGKLTFFRVYSGVLEKGSYILNATTGQRERVGRILEMHANDKKDIDVVRAGDIAAAVGVKQVNTGDTFCDVDSPILLEKITFPEPVIKLAVEPKSKADAEKLTNGLVKLAEEDPTFKVTTDEETGQTTIAGMGELHLEIIVDRLKREFKVEANVGQPQVSYRETISQPIEHREVYKKQTGGRGKFADIAFEIAPIDHFEQYADDDKKVTASEGFKFINEIVGGNIPREYIPSVEKGFREAMKNGIQANYAAQNIGVRLFDGSYHDVDSDAFSFELCARLAFRNSAKKAAPELLEPVMTVEVTTPEEYMGDVIGDINGRRGIIQKMDNNAEGSVVKAQVPLSEMFGYSTDLRSLTQGRAAYAMEFSEYVAVPDSKAQEIIEQQA from the coding sequence ATGTCAGAAGTAATGCCAAAAACAGATCCGAAGATTATCGATCGCATCCGCAGGACGCGGAACATCGGTATCATGGCGCATATTGATGCCGGTAAAACGACTGTTACAGAACGTATTCTGTTCTATACCGGACGAAGCCATCGTATGGGTGAGGTGCATGACGGCGCCGCTACCATGGACTGGATGGAGCAAGAGCAGGAACGCGGAATTACCATTACTTCTGCGGCAACTCATTGCCATTGGAAAGATCACCGAATTAACATTATAGATACACCCGGTCACGTTGACTTTACAGTTGAAGTGGAGCGTTCCCTGCGTGTGCTCGACGGTGCAATCGGTGTATTCTGTTCAGTTGGGGCTGTTCAGCCTCAGTCTGAAACGGTCTGGCGTCAGGCGAACAAGTACAATGTGCCAAGGATGGCATTTGTAAACAAGATGGATCGTACGGGAGCCGACTTCTATAATGTAATTGAGCAAATGAGAAACAAGCTCAGCGCCAACCCGATTCCTATCCAGATCCCGATCGGAGCAGAAGAGAACTTCAAGGGCGTTGTTGACCTCATTAATATGGACGGTATTGTCTGGGATGATGAGTCGCTGGGTGCCAAGTATGAAGTGGTGGATATTCCCGGGGAGATGAAGGATAAAGCCGAGGAATATCGAAAAATCATGCTCGAAGCCATTGCTGATCACGATGATGAGTTGATGGAAAAATACCTCATGGAAGAGGAGATCAGCGAAGAAGAGATTAACGGTGCTATCAGAAAAGCGACGCTAGCAAGGGATATCACCCCGGTACTGTGCGGAACTGCGCTGAAAAATAAAGGAGTTCAGATTCTTCTCGATAAAGTTATTGAGTACCTGCCGAGCCCGCTCGATGTGGAAGCGGTAACCGGAACGGATCCGAACGATCCCGATAAGAAAATGAAGCGTAATCCGGACGTGGAAGAGCCTTTTGCAGCTCTTGCATTTAAAATTATGACCGATCCTTACGTCGGTAAACTCACATTCTTCAGAGTTTACTCGGGAGTACTTGAGAAAGGATCATACATTCTTAATGCCACGACGGGTCAGCGCGAACGCGTTGGCCGTATCCTGGAGATGCACGCAAACGATAAGAAAGACATCGACGTAGTACGTGCCGGCGACATTGCCGCTGCAGTGGGTGTGAAGCAGGTAAATACAGGCGATACATTCTGTGATGTGGACAGCCCGATTCTGCTTGAGAAGATCACCTTCCCTGAGCCCGTTATTAAGCTTGCGGTTGAGCCCAAGTCAAAAGCGGATGCTGAAAAACTGACCAACGGACTCGTTAAACTTGCAGAGGAAGATCCTACATTTAAGGTGACAACCGACGAAGAAACCGGTCAGACCACAATTGCCGGTATGGGTGAGCTTCACCTCGAAATTATTGTCGACCGTCTGAAGCGAGAGTTTAAAGTGGAGGCTAATGTAGGTCAGCCACAGGTATCGTATCGTGAAACTATTTCACAGCCTATTGAACACAGGGAAGTGTACAAGAAGCAAACCGGTGGTCGTGGTAAATTTGCCGATATCGCTTTTGAGATCGCGCCAATTGATCATTTCGAGCAGTATGCGGATGATGACAAGAAGGTAACGGCCAGCGAGGGTTTCAAATTTATCAATGAAATCGTAGGCGGTAATATTCCAAGAGAATATATCCCCTCTGTGGAAAAAGGATTCCGTGAAGCGATGAAAAACGGTATTCAGGCCAATTACGCCGCACAGAATATAGGCGTGCGTCTGTTTGACGGCTCCTATCACGATGTGGATTCGGATGCATTCAGTTTCGAACTGTGTGCCCGGCTGGCATTCAGGAATTCAGCAAAAAAAGCTGCTCCGGAGCTTCTTGAGCCTGTAATGACGGTGGAAGTAACAACTCCTGAGGAGTACATGGGAGATGTAATTGGCGATATCAACGGCCGTCGCGGAATAATCCAGAAGATGGACAACAATGCGGAAGGCTCTGTTGTAAAAGCACAGGTGCCGCTATCCGAAATGTTTGGCTACTCAACCGACTTACGGTCTCTGACACAGGGACGCGCCGCATACGCTATGGAATTCTCAGAGTATGTCGCCGTACCCGATTCCAAGGCCCAGGAAATAATTGAACAACAAGCTTAA
- the rfbD gene encoding dTDP-4-dehydrorhamnose reductase — protein sequence MKFLITGAGGQLGSEWAKFLAAAEGHKAIALTSSEMDITDPECVMSMLEAKRPDVVVNCAAYTAVDQAESEPEAAFRANRDGVRHLSDACAENDIMLVHYSTDYVFPGKAEDRSKYPKGYPETANRAPVNRYGDSKLAGEQELEKSEAKWLLVRVSWLCSASGTNFVNTMIRLGNEREELSVVDDQIGSPSFTFDVVDKTMTLLEKERTGTFHVSCTGVVSWADFAEEIFEQLNMDTGVIRVTTAEYPTAAVRPAFSLLATEKIRSEGLIPLQWKDGLRKLLELKKETYED from the coding sequence ATGAAATTTCTGATAACTGGTGCTGGTGGCCAGCTGGGCAGTGAGTGGGCTAAATTTTTAGCTGCGGCGGAAGGGCATAAAGCGATTGCCCTCACATCATCCGAGATGGACATCACAGATCCGGAGTGTGTAATGAGTATGCTGGAGGCGAAAAGACCCGATGTTGTAGTCAATTGCGCGGCGTACACTGCGGTGGATCAGGCTGAGTCGGAACCTGAAGCGGCATTTCGGGCGAACCGTGACGGGGTGAGACATCTGTCAGATGCCTGCGCCGAAAATGACATTATGCTGGTTCACTACAGCACAGACTACGTTTTTCCGGGCAAAGCGGAAGACCGCAGTAAATATCCGAAGGGATATCCCGAGACTGCAAACCGGGCACCCGTTAACCGCTATGGCGACTCGAAGCTTGCAGGGGAGCAGGAACTTGAAAAGTCAGAAGCCAAGTGGCTTTTAGTACGCGTATCATGGCTCTGCAGTGCATCAGGTACCAATTTTGTAAACACGATGATCAGACTGGGCAACGAGCGGGAAGAGTTGAGCGTAGTTGACGATCAGATCGGTTCACCGTCTTTTACCTTTGATGTGGTTGATAAAACCATGACATTACTTGAAAAGGAAAGAACAGGGACATTCCATGTTAGCTGTACAGGGGTTGTTTCATGGGCCGATTTTGCCGAAGAAATTTTTGAACAGCTGAATATGGATACGGGTGTTATAAGAGTGACAACCGCAGAGTATCCCACTGCAGCCGTCCGCCCAGCATTTTCACTGCTTGCAACGGAAAAAATACGTTCTGAAGGACTTATACCCCTTCAGTGGAAGGATGGTCTGCGTAAATTGCTGGAGTTAAAAAAGGAAACCTATGAAGATTGA